The Mycolicibacterium neworleansense sequence CCTCGGGCCAACAGGCGCACCGCGGAGATGACGCAAAGTACTTGCAGCAGCGCCTCCATCGCCCAGCACATGATGATCTGCGGAAGCGCCAGCAGCCACCACTTGACCAGAACCGCCCACCGGGAGAGTTGCTCGGGATAGTCGACCTCGAGATCCCCCGGATAGTCGGCGCGGGGTTTGAGGCTGAACGGCGGGTACTTGTCCGTGGTGTTCATCGGGAACCGGTAATTCATCACGCGCCACGACCAGCGCAACACCCCGACGTTGAAATCGAATAGGGCGCGCGGATATCGGCCGGTGAACAAGATCGCGACACCGGCAGCGACGGTCACCAGTGGATAGAC is a genomic window containing:
- a CDS encoding DUF4389 domain-containing protein, whose product is MRGAIDAPSSRLWLVKWCVLAVPHYPILIGLYLVYPLVTVAAGVAILFTGRYPRALFDFNVGVLRWSWRVMNYRFPMNTTDKYPPFSLKPRADYPGDLEVDYPEQLSRWAVLVKWWLLALPQIIMCWAMEALLQVLCVISAVRLLARGTVSEDMFDLLMGMVRWRYRVAVYVSLMTDEYPPFRLDLGSKA